In one window of Pseudobythopirellula maris DNA:
- a CDS encoding dihydroorotase: protein MKTLIRGADVVLPSGVERIDVLVEGDRIADLGPAIQTAADETVDATGLVLMPGVVDDQVHFRDPGLTHKEDLATASRACAKGGVTTFLEMPNTVPNTVTLERLDEKLALAATKCVVNYGFYVGATPDNVEELRRIEREAGERTPGIKIFIGSSTGDLLVDEQAALERIFAETRLPITAHCEDETTVRANAERYADSTDVADHSRIRDHEAARIATARAIDLAHRHEHRFHVLHVSTGDETDLIGAAIAARRAAGLTPLITAEACPHHLLFSVDDYERLGTLVQMNPSLKNKEDCERIWGSLLDGRLQVVATDHAPHTLEEKRQPYPKAPSGLPAVENSLALMLNEVHRGRCTLEQVTHWMCDAPARVWDMVGKGRIERGYDADLVLVDLEKRATVSNVSQITKSGWSPWDGQELIGWPVRTWVGGRTVFRDGTVSPEVVGRAVRFDHGLGGYWSTEETENG from the coding sequence ATGAAGACCTTGATCCGTGGCGCCGACGTGGTGCTCCCCTCGGGCGTCGAACGCATCGACGTGCTGGTCGAGGGCGACCGAATCGCCGACCTGGGCCCCGCCATCCAGACGGCCGCCGACGAGACGGTCGACGCCACGGGGCTCGTGCTTATGCCGGGCGTGGTCGACGATCAGGTCCACTTCCGCGACCCGGGTCTCACGCACAAAGAGGATCTCGCCACGGCCAGCCGGGCGTGCGCGAAAGGGGGCGTCACGACCTTCCTGGAGATGCCCAACACCGTGCCGAACACGGTGACGCTCGAACGGCTCGACGAGAAGCTCGCCCTGGCTGCGACAAAGTGCGTGGTGAACTACGGCTTCTATGTCGGGGCGACGCCCGACAACGTCGAAGAGCTGCGGCGCATCGAGCGTGAAGCGGGTGAGCGTACGCCGGGGATCAAGATCTTCATCGGTTCGAGCACCGGCGACCTGCTGGTCGACGAGCAGGCGGCGCTCGAACGGATCTTCGCCGAGACCCGCCTGCCGATCACCGCCCATTGCGAGGACGAGACGACGGTGCGGGCCAACGCCGAACGGTACGCCGACTCGACCGACGTGGCCGACCACTCACGCATCCGCGACCACGAGGCGGCGCGCATCGCCACCGCCCGGGCGATCGACTTGGCCCACCGCCACGAGCACCGGTTCCACGTGCTGCACGTCTCCACAGGCGACGAGACCGACCTGATCGGCGCGGCGATCGCCGCGCGGCGGGCGGCGGGCCTCACGCCGCTCATCACGGCCGAGGCGTGCCCCCACCACCTGCTGTTCTCGGTCGACGACTACGAGCGGCTCGGGACGCTTGTGCAGATGAACCCATCGCTCAAGAACAAAGAGGACTGCGAGCGGATCTGGGGATCGCTCCTCGACGGGCGGCTGCAGGTTGTGGCGACCGACCACGCCCCGCACACGCTCGAAGAGAAACGGCAGCCGTACCCGAAGGCGCCTTCTGGCTTGCCGGCGGTCGAGAATTCTTTGGCGCTGATGCTCAACGAGGTCCACCGCGGCCGCTGCACACTCGAACAAGTGACGCACTGGATGTGCGACGCGCCGGCTCGGGTTTGGGACATGGTGGGCAAAGGCCGTATCGAGCGCGGCTACGACGCCGACCTGGTATTGGTCGACCTAGAAAAGCGCGCCACCGTCAGCAATGTGAGCCAGATCACCAAATCGGGCTGGTCGCCTTGGGATGGGCAAGAACTCATTGGTTGGCCCGTGCGTACGTGGGTCGGCGGCCGTACGGTATTCCGAGACGGTACAGTCTCCCCCGAGGTGGTCGGCCGAGCGGTTCGGTTCGACCACGGGTTGGGAGGATATTGGTCGACCGAGGAGACTGAAAACGGCTGA
- a CDS encoding S8 family peptidase has protein sequence MSKKALRLRTARATQIECLEERIVMTAQALDALITQHNGVGFDAIDQHIEVAPHQEDSLQEGGYWQQDDLELPLGQEFERVEQTLNSAHALTGLDEVLAHYGFTGDGQTVAVIDSGIAWSHEALGGGLGKDYRVVGGWDFTENDADPYDDGPNGGHGTHVAGIVGADGLLDGVASGVDLVGLRVFDDSGYGHFGYVEQALQWVIANHDNSAIVNHPITAINLSLGMSWNDDVGEIPFASIEDEFAQLESMGIFISVSAGNSFTSYNAQGLSYPAASQYVTPVMSVDDNGSLSYFSQRHTSAIAAPGRTVTSTVPDYAANDADNIDDDWASMSGTSMASPYVAGASVIIRQAMEFAGYENITQDTIYDHIVSTADQFYDSATNATYNRLNLWSAIDALMPADDYGSSIDTAYSLGVLSDGLQANAGTMDGAITALDDSDYFTFTAGVTGEVTFTVGAASHELQAAWQGWDGSGAVGDGAVGDNGASYTLQVQQGQTYTVALATADGLGYYDFTIDVESTFEFVDWGATGRQDTHAGVAVDGEQWFRVTAGQAGYVTAQALVTSGAATVELYDANLQSLDDDGARSETYAQQGDEIYIRVTGAATLDVRLTNAVSMSGGVATVTGTSGDDALTFTAGDTTHTVSLNGVSYNVSATSIQINGGAGSDSLLAHGSAASETALVGVNSVSLTSSGYGLHVRGVEENVLVGGGGNDTAYMYGSSGADTYRSYGDRAVMSGSGYYNRASGFDSTTGFANGAEDIAYMYGSSGDDLYRSYSDRVVMSGAGFVNRAFGFSSTVGYGDSANDIAQMFDSAGADEYRTSETHAIMAGQGYHNTAVRFGATYGFASGPSDMAWMYGSSGDDVYSTSAERVVMQGAGYANTASGFGATVGYANGENDRVYMRGSDGDDLYRAYSDRVVMSGADYLNRAYSFDQTWAYGDSAGDIAQLHGTPEDEEYRTSATHAVMSGTGYINTAAYFSSTFGHGGGGGDQAWMYGSEAADTYVAYADYVRMSSVSYSNTASDFASTYGYANGAGDRAELYGTEASDSFRAYTDRSILSGAGYYSRATGFDIVVGSGEGGADTAWMYDESGDDLATVRDEAVSFALGSGRRLESQDFEEVYIHGTGGSNAVDETAVDYYFERVGNWV, from the coding sequence ATGTCCAAAAAAGCCCTCCGCCTCCGAACCGCACGCGCCACTCAGATCGAGTGCCTCGAAGAGCGGATCGTGATGACCGCCCAGGCGCTCGATGCGCTGATCACGCAGCACAACGGGGTCGGCTTCGACGCGATCGACCAGCACATCGAGGTCGCCCCGCATCAAGAAGACAGTCTTCAGGAAGGCGGCTACTGGCAGCAAGACGATCTTGAGCTCCCGCTCGGGCAGGAGTTCGAGCGCGTCGAGCAAACGCTCAACAGCGCTCACGCGCTCACCGGTCTCGACGAGGTGCTCGCCCATTACGGCTTCACCGGCGACGGCCAGACCGTGGCGGTGATCGACAGCGGCATCGCCTGGTCGCACGAGGCTCTGGGCGGCGGTCTCGGCAAGGACTACCGCGTGGTGGGCGGCTGGGACTTCACCGAGAACGACGCCGACCCCTACGACGACGGCCCCAACGGGGGACACGGGACCCACGTCGCCGGCATCGTCGGCGCCGACGGCCTGCTCGACGGCGTCGCCTCGGGGGTCGACCTGGTCGGCCTCCGCGTGTTCGACGACTCGGGCTACGGCCACTTCGGCTACGTCGAGCAGGCCCTCCAGTGGGTGATCGCCAACCACGACAACTCGGCGATCGTCAACCACCCGATCACCGCGATCAACCTCTCGCTCGGGATGTCGTGGAACGATGACGTGGGCGAGATCCCCTTCGCCTCGATCGAGGACGAGTTCGCCCAGCTCGAATCGATGGGCATCTTCATCTCGGTCTCGGCCGGCAACAGCTTCACGTCGTACAACGCGCAGGGCCTGAGCTACCCCGCCGCCAGCCAGTACGTGACGCCAGTCATGTCGGTCGACGACAACGGCTCGCTCAGCTACTTCAGCCAGCGCCACACCTCGGCGATCGCCGCCCCGGGGCGCACGGTCACCAGCACCGTGCCCGACTACGCCGCCAACGACGCCGACAACATCGACGACGACTGGGCCAGCATGTCGGGCACGAGCATGGCCTCGCCGTACGTGGCCGGCGCCAGCGTGATCATCCGCCAGGCGATGGAGTTCGCCGGCTACGAGAACATCACCCAGGACACGATCTACGACCACATCGTCTCGACCGCCGACCAGTTCTACGACTCGGCGACCAACGCCACGTACAACCGCCTGAACCTGTGGTCGGCCATCGACGCCCTGATGCCGGCCGACGACTACGGTTCGAGCATCGACACCGCCTACAGCCTCGGCGTGCTGAGCGACGGCCTGCAAGCCAACGCCGGAACGATGGACGGCGCCATCACGGCGCTCGACGACTCCGACTACTTCACGTTCACCGCCGGGGTGACCGGCGAGGTGACCTTCACCGTCGGCGCCGCGTCGCACGAGTTGCAAGCCGCCTGGCAGGGCTGGGACGGCTCCGGCGCCGTGGGCGACGGAGCGGTCGGCGACAACGGCGCCAGCTACACCCTCCAGGTCCAGCAGGGGCAAACTTACACCGTGGCCCTGGCCACGGCGGACGGGCTGGGCTACTACGACTTCACGATCGACGTGGAGAGCACGTTCGAGTTCGTCGACTGGGGCGCCACCGGCCGCCAGGATACGCACGCCGGCGTCGCCGTCGACGGCGAGCAGTGGTTCCGCGTGACCGCCGGCCAGGCGGGCTACGTCACGGCCCAAGCGCTCGTGACGAGCGGCGCGGCCACGGTCGAGCTATACGACGCCAACCTGCAATCGCTGGACGACGACGGCGCCCGCTCCGAAACGTACGCCCAGCAAGGCGACGAGATCTACATCCGCGTGACCGGCGCCGCCACGCTCGACGTGCGGCTGACCAACGCCGTGAGCATGAGCGGCGGCGTGGCGACCGTCACCGGCACCAGCGGCGACGACGCCCTCACCTTCACCGCCGGCGACACGACGCACACGGTGAGCCTGAACGGCGTGAGCTACAACGTGTCCGCCACGAGCATCCAGATCAACGGCGGCGCGGGCTCCGACTCGCTGCTAGCTCACGGATCGGCAGCAAGCGAAACCGCACTAGTAGGAGTCAATAGCGTTAGTCTCACTTCCTCGGGATACGGTCTTCATGTTCGCGGCGTCGAGGAGAACGTCTTGGTGGGAGGCGGTGGGAACGATACTGCTTACATGTACGGCTCATCCGGCGCCGATACTTATCGGTCGTACGGGGACCGCGCAGTCATGTCTGGATCAGGCTATTACAACCGGGCGTCAGGGTTCGATTCGACTACGGGGTTCGCGAATGGTGCTGAAGACATCGCGTACATGTATGGTTCATCGGGGGATGACTTATACCGAAGCTATTCCGATCGGGTCGTGATGTCGGGGGCCGGTTTTGTCAATCGCGCCTTCGGGTTCAGCAGCACCGTGGGGTATGGCGACTCCGCTAATGACATCGCTCAGATGTTCGACTCGGCTGGGGCAGACGAGTATCGCACATCGGAAACTCATGCCATTATGGCCGGTCAGGGGTACCACAATACGGCCGTGAGGTTTGGCGCTACGTACGGGTTCGCAAGCGGTCCTAGCGACATGGCTTGGATGTACGGCTCATCGGGGGACGATGTCTACTCCACTTCCGCTGAGCGGGTGGTGATGCAGGGGGCTGGCTACGCGAATACAGCGAGCGGCTTCGGGGCGACAGTCGGCTACGCAAATGGGGAAAACGATCGTGTGTATATGAGGGGCTCGGACGGAGACGATCTTTACCGAGCCTATTCAGATCGCGTGGTGATGTCAGGCGCAGACTACCTCAATCGTGCCTATTCTTTCGACCAAACATGGGCCTATGGAGACAGTGCCGGTGATATAGCGCAGTTGCATGGGACACCAGAAGACGAGGAATACCGCACCTCAGCAACACACGCGGTGATGAGCGGAACTGGCTATATTAACACCGCGGCTTACTTTTCAAGCACGTTCGGACATGGCGGCGGCGGTGGCGATCAGGCCTGGATGTACGGATCTGAGGCTGCCGACACTTACGTTGCCTATGCTGACTACGTGAGAATGTCGAGCGTGTCTTACTCGAACACCGCGTCTGATTTCGCAAGCACCTATGGCTATGCGAATGGGGCTGGGGACCGCGCCGAACTTTACGGAACAGAAGCATCCGACTCCTTCCGTGCTTATACCGATCGCTCGATATTGTCAGGCGCCGGTTACTACAGCCGTGCGACGGGGTTCGATATCGTTGTGGGATCGGGTGAAGGCGGTGCCGATACCGCTTGGATGTACGACGAATCCGGTGACGATCTAGCCACGGTTCGCGACGAAGCCGTTAGTTTTGCGCTCGGATCGGGGCGTCGGCTTGAATCGCAGGACTTCGAAGAGGTGTACATCCATGGAACGGGGGGGAGCAACGCAGTAGATGAGACGGCTGTCGACTACTACTTCGAGCGTGTCGGGAACTGGGTGTAA
- a CDS encoding Crp/Fnr family transcriptional regulator, which translates to MTETLWFLKQCDLFRHLAPDEVAALEARSRSRTYKRGEPIYLPADQANGVLVLAEGRVKIGSLTSDGKQSILAFIEPGELFGELSLLEPGEREEHAEAAEKSTVILVPSDLMTALVERNPHIAYGVTKLYGLRRRRIERRLRSLLFRSNRDRLISLLKELADQYGEATAEGVKLRIKLSHQDLASVIGSTRETVTILLGELQAEGKLVLGRRKIVLTDPATLEASGNGESGPNN; encoded by the coding sequence ATGACCGAGACGCTCTGGTTCCTCAAGCAGTGCGACCTCTTTCGGCATTTGGCGCCCGACGAGGTTGCGGCATTAGAGGCTCGGAGCCGATCGCGCACGTACAAGCGGGGCGAGCCGATCTACCTGCCGGCCGATCAGGCCAACGGCGTGCTGGTGCTGGCCGAGGGCCGGGTGAAGATCGGCAGCCTGACTTCCGACGGCAAACAATCGATTCTCGCCTTTATTGAGCCAGGCGAGCTTTTCGGCGAGCTCTCGCTCCTCGAACCGGGCGAGCGGGAAGAGCACGCCGAGGCGGCCGAGAAGTCGACCGTCATCCTCGTGCCAAGCGACTTGATGACCGCCCTGGTCGAGCGGAATCCCCATATCGCGTATGGGGTAACCAAGCTCTACGGCTTGCGTCGACGCCGGATCGAGCGTCGTCTCCGTTCTTTGCTCTTCCGCTCGAACCGCGACCGCTTGATCAGTTTGCTCAAAGAGCTCGCCGATCAATACGGCGAGGCGACGGCCGAGGGGGTGAAACTGCGGATCAAACTCTCGCACCAGGACCTGGCTAGCGTGATCGGCAGCACCCGAGAGACCGTCACCATCTTGCTCGGCGAGCTGCAAGCCGAGGGTAAGCTTGTGCTGGGACGCCGCAAAATCGTCCTCACAGACCCGGCCACCCTTGAGGCTAGCGGAAACGGCGAATCGGGGCCCAACAATTGA
- a CDS encoding SDR family NAD(P)-dependent oxidoreductase, with protein sequence MPHSADHLATAHSGPVALVTGAGSGIGRAFCLRLADRGYGVVAIDRDPVTADETAALVRQAGAVAHSYGMDVSDASAWDALPAWLAETTGGRLDLLVCNAGVLLGGELDRCEAADALRVVATNLGGALLGCRTLIPLLKQPVGSPPTARGVINIASIFAAISPPGFAAYNASKAGVVALSETLRGELAPHGLRVTVAAPGVTPTGLFAHAAFATPRLAELADRYLASAQLTADDVAEGALRAFDRNRLYAPLGAKATRLWRLKRWLPQRTIDLIARRSRRELDP encoded by the coding sequence ATGCCCCACTCTGCCGACCACCTCGCCACTGCGCACAGCGGACCCGTTGCGCTCGTCACCGGCGCCGGCTCGGGCATCGGCCGGGCGTTCTGCCTGCGGCTCGCCGATCGTGGCTACGGGGTCGTGGCCATCGACCGCGATCCGGTCACGGCCGATGAGACCGCGGCGCTCGTCCGCCAAGCGGGCGCCGTGGCGCACAGCTACGGCATGGACGTTTCCGACGCCAGCGCCTGGGACGCGTTGCCGGCGTGGCTCGCCGAGACGACCGGCGGGCGACTCGATCTGCTGGTGTGCAACGCCGGCGTGCTGCTCGGAGGCGAGCTGGACCGCTGCGAAGCGGCCGACGCGTTGCGGGTCGTGGCGACCAACCTCGGCGGCGCCCTGCTCGGCTGCCGGACGCTGATCCCGCTGCTGAAGCAGCCGGTCGGCTCTCCCCCCACCGCCCGGGGCGTCATCAACATCGCTTCGATCTTCGCGGCGATCTCGCCCCCCGGGTTCGCGGCCTACAACGCCAGCAAGGCGGGTGTGGTGGCGCTCAGCGAGACGCTCCGCGGCGAGCTCGCCCCGCACGGCCTGCGGGTGACGGTCGCGGCGCCGGGCGTCACACCCACCGGGCTGTTCGCCCACGCGGCGTTCGCCACGCCGCGGCTCGCCGAGCTCGCCGATCGCTACCTTGCGTCGGCCCAGCTTACGGCCGACGATGTCGCCGAGGGCGCGCTGCGGGCCTTCGACCGCAACCGGCTCTACGCCCCGCTGGGCGCCAAGGCGACAAGACTCTGGCGCCTGAAACGCTGGCTGCCACAACGAACGATCGACCTGATCGCCCGCCGCAGCCGCCGTGAACTCGATCCCTGA